The following coding sequences lie in one Bacteroides helcogenes P 36-108 genomic window:
- the hutI gene encoding imidazolonepropionase produces MTENLIIFNARVVTPIGFTARRGAEMSELIILDNATVEVTDGIITYVGANRGENRDGYYQHYWHYNARGKCLLPGFVDSHTHFVFGGERAEEFSWRLKGESYMSIMERGGGIVSTVKATRACNFIQLRSKAEGFLKQMSAMGVTTVEGKSGYGLDRETELLQLRVMRSLNNDEHKRVDVVSTFLGAHAVPEEYSGRTDDYVDYLIREIIPVVAQNNLAEFCDVFCEQGVFSIEQSRRLLLAAKEMGFALKLHADEIVPLGGAGLAAELSAVSADHLLHASDADIRAMADKGVVATLLPLTAFALKEPYARGREMIDAGCAVALATDLNPGSCFSGSIPLTFALACIYMKLSIEEAITALTLNGAAALNRADSIGSIEIGKKGDFVLLNTDNYHFLPYYIGMNCVNTTIKEGVIYPVL; encoded by the coding sequence ATGACAGAAAACCTTATCATCTTCAACGCCCGTGTAGTCACTCCGATAGGCTTTACCGCCCGGCGTGGAGCGGAAATGTCCGAACTTATCATATTGGATAATGCTACGGTAGAAGTTACCGACGGTATCATTACCTATGTCGGTGCAAACCGTGGGGAGAACCGCGATGGTTATTACCAACACTATTGGCACTACAATGCCCGTGGCAAATGCTTGTTGCCCGGTTTTGTGGATTCGCATACACACTTCGTCTTTGGAGGTGAGCGTGCCGAAGAATTCTCCTGGCGTCTGAAAGGTGAAAGCTATATGTCTATCATGGAACGTGGAGGAGGAATTGTGAGCACCGTAAAAGCAACTCGTGCATGTAACTTTATCCAGTTGCGTAGCAAAGCGGAAGGCTTTCTGAAGCAAATGAGTGCCATGGGGGTAACTACCGTCGAGGGGAAAAGTGGCTATGGATTGGACAGAGAAACCGAACTTCTCCAACTTCGCGTCATGCGCAGTCTGAATAATGACGAACATAAACGGGTGGATGTGGTATCGACTTTTCTCGGTGCCCATGCTGTGCCCGAAGAGTACAGCGGACGCACGGACGATTATGTCGATTATCTCATTCGGGAAATCATACCGGTCGTTGCCCAAAACAACTTGGCGGAGTTCTGCGATGTCTTTTGTGAGCAAGGTGTCTTTTCTATCGAACAATCCCGCCGCTTGCTGCTTGCTGCCAAGGAAATGGGATTTGCTTTGAAACTTCATGCCGACGAAATAGTACCTTTGGGTGGTGCCGGACTGGCTGCTGAACTTTCTGCTGTTTCAGCCGATCACCTGTTGCATGCTTCTGATGCGGATATTCGTGCCATGGCTGATAAAGGTGTAGTGGCAACCCTGCTTCCTTTGACTGCTTTTGCCTTGAAGGAACCATACGCCCGCGGACGTGAAATGATTGATGCCGGTTGTGCTGTAGCCCTTGCTACTGATCTTAATCCCGGTAGTTGTTTTTCCGGTTCTATTCCGTTGACCTTCGCTTTGGCGTGCATCTACATGAAACTAAGTATCGAAGAAGCTATTACCGCCCTCACCCTGAACGGCGCCGCCGCTTTGAATCGTGCTGATAGCATCGGCAGTATTGAAATAGGCAAGAAGGGTGATTTTGTACTACTGAATACGGATAATTATCATTTCCTACCTTATTATATAGGTATGAATTGTGTGAATACCACTATTAAAGAGGGGGTGATTTATCCTGTACTATAA
- a CDS encoding cyclodeaminase/cyclohydrolase family protein has translation MLVDLTVKEFLNKVAGSDPVPGGGSIAALNGAIASALAAMVANLTIGKKGYEPHEDLMQYISDVALQQKEMFIADIDRDSDAYDSVFACFKMPKATDEEKAARSAAIQEATKYAALVPMQVARNAYKLMTIIMDVARLGNRNAVTDACVAMMSARSAVLGALMNVRINLGSLKDKEFVAQLQTEADELEHLACAKEKELLDEINQELKV, from the coding sequence ATGTTAGTCGATTTAACAGTAAAAGAATTCTTGAATAAAGTAGCAGGAAGCGATCCAGTCCCCGGCGGTGGAAGCATTGCTGCATTGAATGGTGCTATAGCTTCTGCTTTGGCAGCCATGGTTGCTAACCTCACCATCGGAAAGAAAGGCTACGAACCCCATGAAGACCTGATGCAGTATATTTCGGATGTAGCCCTACAGCAAAAAGAAATGTTTATAGCCGATATAGACCGCGATTCGGATGCATACGACAGTGTATTTGCCTGCTTCAAGATGCCTAAAGCTACTGATGAAGAAAAAGCGGCCCGTAGTGCAGCTATTCAGGAAGCCACTAAATATGCTGCCCTTGTACCTATGCAAGTGGCACGTAATGCTTATAAATTAATGACCATCATCATGGATGTGGCACGCCTCGGCAATCGTAATGCTGTGACTGATGCTTGTGTTGCCATGATGTCTGCCCGCTCTGCCGTATTGGGTGCATTGATGAATGTGCGCATCAATTTAGGATCTTTGAAAGATAAAGAGTTCGTAGCACAACTTCAAACGGAGGCGGATGAGTTGGAACATCTTGCTTGTGCAAAAGAAAAAGAATTGTTGGATGAAATCAATCAAGAACTGAAAGTATGA
- the hutH gene encoding histidine ammonia-lyase, translating to MNNVYFVGSGELTFDLIERIINENLKLELAPEAKQRIQKCRDYLDKKIAESNEPLYGITTGFGSLCSKNISSDELGTLQENLIKSHACSVGEEIRPVIIKLMLLLKAHALSLGHSGVQVITVQRILDFFNNDVMPIVYDRGSLGASGDLAPLANLFLPLIGVGDVYYKGKKCEAISVLDEFGWEPVRLMSKEGLALLNGTQFMSANGVFAILKAFRLSKKADLIAALSLEAFDGRIDPFMDCIQQIRPHKGQIETAANFRRLLEGSELIAHPKQHVQDPYSFRCIPQVHGATKDAINYVASVLLTEINSVTDNPTIFPDEDCIISGGNFHGQPLAISYDFLGIALAELGNISERRVAQLIMGLRGLPEFLVANPGLNSGFMIPQYAAASMVSQNKMYCYAASTDSIVSSNGQEDHVSMGANAATKLYRIMDNLEHILSIELMNAAQGIDFRRPLKTSPILERFLHEYRREVPFVKDDIVMYKEILKTVAFLNRATFDY from the coding sequence ATGAACAATGTCTATTTTGTAGGTTCGGGCGAACTCACATTCGACCTTATCGAACGCATTATCAATGAAAACCTGAAGCTGGAACTGGCCCCCGAAGCCAAGCAGCGTATACAGAAATGCCGCGATTATCTGGATAAGAAAATAGCCGAGTCCAACGAACCGCTATACGGAATCACTACCGGCTTCGGCTCCTTGTGTAGCAAGAATATATCATCCGACGAATTGGGCACCTTGCAGGAAAATCTGATTAAAAGCCATGCTTGCAGTGTCGGTGAGGAAATCCGTCCTGTGATCATCAAACTGATGTTACTACTCAAAGCACATGCCCTCTCTTTAGGACATAGTGGCGTACAGGTGATTACCGTGCAACGTATTCTCGACTTCTTCAATAATGATGTCATGCCTATTGTCTATGACCGTGGCTCATTGGGCGCTTCCGGCGATCTTGCCCCTCTTGCCAATCTTTTCCTTCCTCTTATTGGAGTAGGCGATGTTTATTATAAAGGCAAGAAGTGCGAAGCCATCAGTGTACTCGATGAATTTGGTTGGGAGCCCGTAAGGTTGATGAGTAAAGAAGGCTTGGCATTACTCAATGGAACTCAATTTATGAGTGCCAATGGTGTGTTCGCTATTCTTAAAGCCTTCCGTCTCTCCAAAAAAGCCGATTTGATTGCCGCTCTTTCGCTCGAAGCTTTCGATGGGCGTATCGATCCCTTTATGGATTGCATCCAGCAAATTCGTCCACACAAAGGACAGATTGAAACGGCTGCAAACTTCCGCCGCCTGTTGGAAGGTAGTGAGCTGATAGCTCATCCCAAGCAACATGTTCAGGACCCTTATTCTTTCCGTTGCATCCCGCAGGTACACGGTGCCACGAAAGATGCCATTAATTATGTTGCCTCCGTATTGCTGACCGAGATTAACTCCGTAACCGACAATCCCACGATCTTCCCCGATGAAGACTGCATTATCTCCGGTGGCAACTTTCACGGTCAGCCGCTTGCCATTTCATACGATTTCCTAGGGATCGCTCTTGCCGAATTGGGCAATATCTCCGAGCGTCGTGTTGCCCAGCTTATTATGGGCTTGCGCGGACTTCCCGAATTTCTTGTTGCCAATCCGGGGCTGAATTCCGGTTTTATGATACCGCAATATGCTGCCGCTTCGATGGTAAGCCAGAATAAAATGTACTGCTATGCCGCCAGCACAGATTCCATTGTTTCCAGTAATGGGCAAGAAGACCATGTAAGTATGGGAGCCAATGCTGCTACAAAACTTTACCGCATCATGGACAACCTGGAACATATACTCTCTATCGAGTTGATGAATGCTGCCCAAGGTATAGATTTCCGCCGTCCGTTGAAGACCTCTCCCATTTTAGAACGTTTTTTGCACGAATATCGCAGGGAAGTTCCTTTTGTGAAGGATGATATTGTGATGTATAAGGAGATTCTCAAGACAGTTGCTTTCCTCAACCGGGCAACGTTTGACTATTGA
- a CDS encoding TetR/AcrR family transcriptional regulator → MSEHIKNSPSRMELRERILSMAMQSFMSHGIKSITMDDIATSLTISKRTLYEVFPDKETLLEECIRRGHKEHDEFLRDVVATADNVMEVLLRLFQWSIEKFHATNKSFFEDIKKYPKAYKLMACRQNHDSEEAIRFFKEGVHQGIFRDDINFAITGLLVHDQLDLLMNSDICKTYSFLEVYESIMFTFLRGISTEKGAHVLEDFICEYRKKQIRIDEKK, encoded by the coding sequence ATGAGCGAACACATTAAGAATTCTCCATCAAGAATGGAATTAAGGGAACGTATTCTCAGTATGGCGATGCAATCATTCATGTCACATGGCATCAAAAGTATAACGATGGATGATATTGCCACCTCATTGACTATTTCCAAGCGTACTCTTTATGAAGTGTTTCCGGACAAGGAAACATTGCTGGAAGAGTGCATCCGGCGAGGTCACAAGGAACATGACGAGTTTCTTCGTGACGTTGTGGCTACGGCGGACAATGTGATGGAAGTGCTCTTGCGTCTGTTCCAATGGAGTATTGAAAAGTTCCATGCCACGAACAAAAGTTTCTTTGAAGACATTAAGAAATATCCCAAGGCATATAAGCTGATGGCCTGCCGGCAGAACCATGATTCTGAGGAAGCGATCAGGTTCTTTAAGGAAGGTGTTCATCAAGGAATTTTTCGTGATGACATTAATTTTGCCATTACAGGATTGTTGGTGCACGACCAGCTTGACTTATTGATGAATTCGGACATTTGCAAGACTTATTCTTTCCTTGAAGTTTACGAGTCCATCATGTTTACGTTTTTGCGTGGCATTTCTACAGAAAAAGGTGCTCATGTATTGGAAGACTTCATCTGTGAGTATCGTAAGAAACAGATAAGGATAGATGAGAAAAAATAA
- a CDS encoding TolC family protein → MKIQRFRIGRILLLAVTLLHVGNCIQAQEVRDTLILNLDKALEIALSDNPTIKVAQEEINLKKVAHKEAWQNLLPQASVDGTWNHTITAAQMNLGGQSFKMGMDNSNTVSGVLNISLPVFAPGVYKAMSMTKTDIELAVEKSRASKQDLVNQVTKAYYQLMLSQDSYDVLRKSYRLAEDNYNIVNAKYQQGTVSEFDKISAEVQMRSIKPNVISASNAVALSRLQLKVLMGITANVEVKIDDSLKSYETVLFANELEQIVTNLEYNTTMKQLDLNRKMLQQNIKSLRTNFMPTLGMNYSYQYQSLYNDNWNLFDYNWGSSSALVFSLSIPLYKASNFTKLKSNRIQMHQLEQNRIDTERKLNMQITSFQNSMAASSEQVVSNRENVMQAQKAVQIAGKRYEVGKGTVLELNTSQVQLTEAELTYNQSIYDYLTAKADLDQILGRDYIFNGQK, encoded by the coding sequence ATGAAGATACAGAGATTTAGGATAGGCCGGATACTGCTGTTGGCAGTTACTCTGCTACATGTCGGTAATTGCATACAGGCGCAGGAGGTGAGAGATACGCTGATTTTGAACCTTGATAAAGCGTTGGAAATTGCTCTGAGCGATAATCCTACCATCAAGGTGGCGCAGGAAGAGATTAATTTGAAAAAAGTGGCCCATAAGGAAGCCTGGCAGAACTTATTGCCGCAAGCAAGCGTTGACGGTACATGGAATCATACCATTACCGCTGCGCAGATGAATCTTGGAGGGCAGTCGTTTAAGATGGGTATGGACAATTCGAATACGGTAAGCGGAGTGCTTAACATTAGTTTGCCTGTATTTGCCCCTGGTGTTTACAAGGCTATGTCTATGACAAAAACGGATATTGAATTGGCGGTTGAGAAATCACGCGCTTCCAAGCAGGATTTGGTAAATCAGGTAACTAAAGCTTATTATCAATTGATGCTGTCACAAGACTCTTATGATGTGTTGCGGAAAAGCTATAGGCTGGCAGAGGATAATTATAACATTGTCAATGCTAAATATCAACAGGGCACTGTCAGCGAATTCGATAAAATCAGTGCTGAAGTACAGATGCGGAGCATAAAGCCGAATGTGATCTCGGCAAGTAATGCCGTAGCTCTGTCCAGACTCCAACTAAAAGTTTTGATGGGGATTACCGCTAATGTGGAAGTAAAGATTGACGATAGTCTTAAAAGCTATGAAACAGTCTTGTTTGCCAATGAACTGGAACAAATCGTTACGAATTTGGAGTATAACACTACCATGAAGCAGTTGGACCTGAACAGGAAGATGCTTCAACAAAATATTAAGTCGTTGCGTACTAACTTTATGCCTACATTAGGTATGAATTATTCTTACCAGTATCAGTCACTATACAATGATAATTGGAATCTTTTTGATTATAATTGGGGAAGCAGTTCGGCATTGGTGTTCAGTCTGAGTATTCCTTTGTATAAAGCGAGTAACTTTACCAAATTGAAATCGAACCGCATCCAGATGCACCAATTGGAACAAAACCGGATTGATACCGAGCGTAAACTGAACATGCAGATAACCAGCTTTCAGAATAGCATGGCTGCCAGTTCCGAGCAGGTTGTCAGTAATCGTGAAAATGTGATGCAGGCGCAGAAAGCTGTACAGATTGCAGGTAAGCGTTATGAAGTGGGCAAGGGAACGGTACTTGAGTTGAATACTTCGCAAGTGCAGCTCACTGAAGCCGAACTTACTTATAACCAATCTATCTATGACTATTTGACTGCTAAAGCTGACCTTGACCAGATATTAGGGAGAGATTATATATTTAATGGGCAGAAATAA
- a CDS encoding efflux RND transporter periplasmic adaptor subunit, which translates to MKKSFQLIALLAVAMLGSCSGGKDKAVTEKADEKPRVKTVEVSARPVEQIQEYTATVEAEVKNNIAPSSPVRIDRILVEVGDHVVKGQKLVSMDAANLKQTKFQLDNQEIEFKRVDELYKVGGSSKSEWDAAKMALDIKKTAYNNLLENTSLLSPINGVVTARNYDSGDMYSGGNPVLVVEQITPVKLLINVSETYFTLVKKGVSVAVKLDVYGDEAFEGTVSLVYPTIDSNTRTFPVEIKLANRDQKVRPGMFARVMLNFGTKENVVVPDLAIVKQAGAGDRYVYVYKDGKVSYNKVELGRRMGSEYELISGVPDHSQIVIAGQTKLVNGMEVEVEK; encoded by the coding sequence ATGAAAAAAAGTTTTCAATTAATCGCCCTGCTGGCTGTTGCGATGTTGGGCTCATGTAGCGGTGGTAAAGACAAAGCTGTGACTGAAAAAGCGGACGAGAAACCAAGAGTGAAAACTGTTGAAGTGTCAGCCCGTCCGGTAGAACAAATTCAGGAATATACTGCTACGGTAGAAGCTGAGGTGAAAAATAATATTGCTCCTTCTTCTCCTGTGCGTATCGACCGGATTCTGGTGGAAGTGGGCGACCACGTGGTAAAAGGGCAGAAATTGGTAAGCATGGATGCGGCCAATCTGAAACAGACTAAATTCCAGTTGGACAATCAGGAAATCGAATTCAAACGCGTAGATGAATTATATAAAGTAGGTGGCTCCTCAAAATCCGAATGGGATGCTGCTAAGATGGCTTTGGATATAAAGAAAACGGCTTATAATAACTTATTGGAAAACACTTCATTGCTTAGTCCTATAAACGGGGTGGTAACAGCGCGCAACTATGATAGCGGAGACATGTACAGCGGAGGAAATCCAGTATTGGTAGTAGAACAGATTACTCCGGTGAAACTGCTTATCAATGTTTCTGAAACTTATTTTACTTTAGTAAAGAAAGGGGTGTCTGTGGCTGTGAAGCTGGATGTATATGGTGATGAAGCATTTGAAGGCACTGTCAGCTTGGTTTATCCTACTATTGATTCCAACACACGTACTTTCCCTGTGGAAATCAAGCTTGCCAACAGAGATCAGAAGGTCCGTCCGGGTATGTTTGCACGTGTCATGCTTAATTTCGGAACAAAAGAGAATGTGGTTGTACCCGATTTAGCCATTGTGAAGCAGGCAGGAGCCGGTGATCGCTATGTCTATGTGTACAAGGATGGCAAAGTTTCCTACAATAAGGTGGAACTTGGTCGTCGCATGGGTTCGGAATATGAGTTGATTTCCGGTGTTCCCGATCATTCGCAGATAGTAATTGCCGGACAAACGAAGTTGGTGAATGGCATGGAGGTAGAAGTCGAGAAGTAA